In the genome of Electrophorus electricus isolate fEleEle1 chromosome 21, fEleEle1.pri, whole genome shotgun sequence, the window GCAATCCAAGTGTTGCTTTGTTTAACGTCATCTTAAGAGCTACATTGCACAATAGTTGTTAATGCAATGAGTTGTCACAAATACTGTTACAGTTGTacacagtaaaaatgtaatgtcagtaaataataatcaataaatagaTTATCATGAGCTATGCTTTGACGCTGTTAGGTGTTGTGTTATCTGTGCAGCGTTTACCATGAGAGTAGGACTCAGAGGGCTAAAAGGTTCATCTGCTTCAGAGCTAGACAAACTTAGCTTTTTTATCCTCTCCATCacatctcttctctttctctccctctcctcttctctcatcctcttcactctctcttcttctgtttcctctttcattctcCATTCTTCAGTCtgggaaaataaaatggattagAAATCAAATTAATCTTGATGACAAATATTTtagagtgtgggtgtgtttttgcGTATGTCTGCAACTGTGTGTGGCTTTGCGCTATATGTGGGCCTGTGGGCATACTCATATgtgcgttagtgtgtgtgtgtatatacctcTTCTTGAAATAGTGACTGTTCTTCCTTCTCACTGTGGTGTGGGTTTTCACTGATCTCTAACCCTGTCACAGGCTCTCCCTCAACCAAActacattagagagagagagagagagagagagagagagagagagagagagagagagcgagaacaaCTTTAATCTGCATAAAGCAACATGACAGAAAAGGAtgaaagatattttattttacctgTTTGCACTGAGCAGAGAGCTTTCCACAACAGAGTCCATGATTCATGTGACTTTGCTTTATTAACTGAACATAGGAAGGATGCATGCTTGAAGGAAGTTGTGTAACACACCTAGAGGTGGCTAAGCCTTTCACAACTCAGTGAAATGTGGTATGTACAATTTTTAAAGGATTATAACCATTCTGATACAGAATCTGCTCTTGTTCACCTAATGAATCATTGTAATTAGGTTATGAAAAGATAAAATTATCCTatatgtgttctctctctgcaaaGTCTGTTTCATGACATAGTATTGTctaaagagacagacaaaaagtacTTCAAgctatgtattatttttttatattttaactttatttactGATAAGTTTTTTGTCTGTAGTGTATCAGTACCATGGCATGCTCTTTAAAGCTTCTTCCTGCCGAGCAGTAATATCACATCTTACTTCCTGTTGGAGGCGTGGTTTTGAGGTACAAGTAATCCtcatctctttcctcttttccctcaCCTGGCACCAAAACAAAACGATCATCCTCTAttgtttgtaaacaaacaatGTCAGTCTACTAACTGATTTACGTACTGAAAGAAGTAGAGTGGGATTGCTTAAATGACAGTGATGACAACTACTTGCACTTTTGCTTGTGTTGtatctctgactctctctgctCTTAATTTGCATGTCCTCCTGCCTCGGTGTCTCCGATACCCAACCCCTTCCTTTCGCCTCTGTCATTACCACCATGCCGgactcctctctttctctacttctctgctcttctctttctttctctctgcattcACCAGCCTCAACCCActcatcctcatcttcctctccgTCCTCATTTCGCTGCTGAGAAAGAGGAGGTGGGGTCAGGCAACATAGGGCAGAGTTGACATGGCCATTCGAgccatttatttgttgtttactGTGTTGGGCGGAGCTGTTGAATTGAGGCTGCAGTTGGTGGGCATTTAATTGTGCTTCCACTTTTCGaagattgtttgtttgactCTGTTTCTCCACATGTTGTGAGAAACCAATGAGGACATCAGCATCCTCCAGAGATAACAAAGAGTCTTGCTCTCTTTCGCACCTGAAGAAGAAAGATGTATTCATTTTCCACAACAAAATATCTACATTACCAGTAATACTGAAAGATACAGGATTACTTGcgcttatttaaatatttcactacTATTGATTAATTGAATCCTTCTGTAATTAATTGTTGTTCAGTATTatacttgtgtttgttttagaactCTTTCAAGGTATCGACATTGACTCCTGTATCTAGCAGTATCCTGGTTCAATTGTAAATTGTACTCTGTTATGTGATACTGgttaggatgcattctatgagtagataACCAAACAATTTTTAACCCTCTCTGGTTAAGAGCATcttctaaatgctgtaaatgtaaatgaagaaacCCTTAAAAGAGCAGTGTGCAATGGGTGGGGTCAGTGGATAAAGAACGTGGCAGAAAATCAAGATATCTTGCTACATTGTGCAGCATTCTGAGAAACTACCACTCCAGTTGGCAGGTGTTAGCTGCTCTGGGCAAAAGCATAAGCTAATTGTAAAAATATAGTAATAACACTGGGGATGGAATATTATCAGGGGAGAAAGTGTGGGTTTGATTACACTCACATAGTCAGAGAAAGCAGGTGTCAGCCAGAGCTCAGGGCCTGAGACTCCAtggaaaccaaacaaacaaactgacacTTGTTTCCTGTTTCTATCCCTAGGCTCTTATCAGACACCTCTAACGCTGCTGTTGAATCATTCTCCTCTTTTTTAGTCTTTGTATGATAGATTAACCACAGCATGGTCTGAAATAAGGACTGAAATAGATTGCATTCATGTTTCAGTAGAAACATCTGAATACTGTGGAGTTGGGTTACAATGGACAATCAAAATTCACTGGAAGTGGTGGAACCCCTTAGTAGGGGGCTATTCCtttaaatacaacacacatcCATACCATCTACCAGCATGGAGAAGAGCCAGTGGAATTTACCCTATAATGTTTGAGACAACAACATAGACCATGTTGTGGGTGATAAGAGGGGGTCAGCGGTCATGCTGGCAGAGGATAAGACCACATGAGCTTGCATTACTGACGGGCTATCCTGGCACAGTTGAGGCTTGCATCTGTCTTGTGCAGACACCGTCGAACTGGCTGCTCTCGCACGGCATCGGCGTTCCCTTTCAGACTCCTGTGCATCTTCCAAGCTCCGCTGAACTGTGATCCTGggtacatatacaaacatacacacacatatactgtttATCGACAGATACATAGTATGTTCTTGTTGGTGACTTAAGCAGTATTGGCTCCTGCACTACTGAAATGCAAAAGATTATAAATTAATCATTCTGCGGTAGGCTAAGTTACTGAATGTTCTTCGAGAATGTTCCTCTGCCAATCTTAAATCCTTTTTGTCAAAATCCTACAATATCACATGGGTGTAGTCTATCACATGATGTAGTCAAATGATGCTATATTgctactgaaaataaaaatatacttaaTGTGTTTTCTATACAATTCACAGAATATGCAGTTTTAGAGTTCTAATTGATTAAATGCTATATACTAAtaacttttgttgttttcagtaTTTAGTAATACAGTGATATATACTCAGGGCCTTTACTTTTGTAGTGGTGAATATGTAAGGTCCCAGGTTCTCTGTGTAATGTCAAAACCTGTACTTGTATTCTGTTATCACTAAGGTAACACATCTCCATGACTACCTCAGGGGGCAAGACAAGGGGTCACAAGAGATAGAATGGCAGAGGAACAAAGCAGGAAATGAACTATGAACAATAATGGACAGGACAGGAAATGCAGACAGGAGAGGAAATGCAGATATCATGCTGACAGGAAATGTTTCTCTGACATCCTGTAGACAAGTTGACCCCACAAAAGCGAGAAAATCAATTTGGTTCACCAAGATTTGTGACCACACTGAAGAACATAAAGTCTTTATTATGAAAACTTTCTtattttcctgtcactgtggaaACATTTGTAGTTGTCTTCAATGTGAGACAATAAAACTGAATTCATCATAGAGTATGTTTATGAATACAGTGTTTTGGGAGCATATGATCCTGACATGTGATCTAAGCAGCAAAGCAGTCAGGAAGTGTGAGTTTACTCCCAGCTTTAGGCAAACATGGTGAGGCAAACACCCAGACCTGCCTACTCCAAGGACACATCTCGTCTGGTTAAATCAAACTCACCTCACTTTTAATTATTGTCACCTGGTCATTCCATTAAACTCCCCATTTTAACCAGACACAGCGAAGTATTGCATTTCCTGAGATGCACACTGAGTGGTTTCTGGTTCTCGTCCTGGTTCTTGAATTCTGTTTTCCATGCAGACTAAGCCTCCTGTCTGATCCCTCGGGACTTCCTGGACTCTGCCTATGCGTGATGACTCTGTACTGGATCGAACTGGAATTGGAATTTCCTCATACAGGCCTTCAGCACCTAAGGCACAGAGCTAACCCCACACCATCTACCCTTCAACAGCCTgcataaaaaattaataaatatctCTCACACTTAGATCCCCACTTCTCTGAGTGTTTATTATCATGAAAgtatacaaaacatacaaaagtaTACTTAAATGCAAAACTATGAACAGTTTGAGGTAACAAGGAGCTGTACAACATGTCTAAAGATAAAATAGAtagtaatgttacatttttgcatttttccatATCATATGTTATCGCGCTTTGACTAATTTAGTTTGCATTGTATCAAACTACTGTAGGAGAAATTTTATTGACTGTGTAATTAATATGtatcctgtttctttgtgtttgcaAAATTACAACAAAGGTCTAGACTGAAATAAAAATTGCAATCTGAAAAGCAAAGGTGAAAAGTTCTTTTCACCTTTGTGCTGTGACAGTGATATCTCTTGCCGCATGCagctaaaatgttttactgcacTGTAGTGCaatctaaaacaaataaacattttacagatagcataaaataaacaaaatccaTTTGGAAATAGAAGATCGCAACACAACTGCCCACCATGACTTGTGTTTGGCTAATCAGAATCTGATGTACGCAGAGAGGCCGGGATCAGATGTTTGGAATCTTGCTTGGAATTGCTATCATTATCTACAGGGAGCCCCAAAGCCATAAGTGACAGCATTACCTTTAGCACTTCTATGTAGAAATTCACTACTGAAGTACCAAAGCCAGACATAAATTTGTGAAACTCATGGTGGCTGCAAAAGTGAAAGAGTAACATGTATTACATAGCTGACTGTAACTAGAAACTCTGAAACTCTAGaataactgaaaacatttgACTGGGTGTGCAATGTCAGCTCTATTCTGCAAAGCAGATGTTGGCTGTGAGTCTGTATGTCATTTATGTGGTATGCAATTGTACTTGTGTTGACAACTCagtaaaacctaaaaaaaagggcacattttttaaagtaagctctttctcttgcaggatttTATCACCCATTGTATTGTGATGTTAATATTTTGCAGATTACAagcttttgttgttgtaattttGCCAATTCCAGAACCACTGTGACCCACATTATGACCTGCATAGTGGAAGGTCTGCTGATCaggggggttgtgtgtatgtgtgtatgggctTCTGCAGATACATTTTGACAGTGGGATGGGCCAAAGTGAATCATTAGAGAAATTCCAATTCCAACAATACAGGAACCCGTTAAAGTAAGTCAGTACCCTTTCTGAAGATGCCATTTGTTAAATGTACCACCAACAACCCCACTCCACATTTTCTGCACTGCACTTCTAGCATCAGTCACAAGCTTTATTAGTCTCCCCAAGATTACATTTACCATATCAATGCAAAGAAGagaaattcaaataaacacacgcgcgcgcgcgcgcacacacacacacacacacacacacacacacacacacacacacacgcacgcgcacacacacacaagcacacacacacacacgcacgcgcgcgcacacacaagcacacacacacacacacacaagcacacacacacacacacacacacacacacacacacaagcacacacacacacacgcgcgcgcacacacgcacgcacgcacacacacacacacacgcgcgcgcgcacacacacacaagcacacacacacacaatactccTGAACTTAGTTCCACTTACAGCAGTCAATACAATTACAATGAATCTGATAGAAATATTACATCATATGGATCAAGAATGAATTCTAAGGTTGTTTGGCCAAACGAAAGAGTAATTGTATGGAAAAATGTGAATCTCACAAGCAGAgttttctaaaacattttctaagacattaTCTTACTCAAGTTATTCCTTTAATGCATTAccaaatacacattcacacccacCTCTGGAGGTTCAGCAGTCCCTGCTTTCTGGAGTGTTGTCTTAACATGGACATCTGGTCTGCCTGACTCAGTCGATCAACACACTAACAACAGCAGCCTTTATCAGTCTCTTCTGTAGTCTATCAGCAGAATATTtctatacaaaataaaatgttaaattaaatatcCAGATTACACTGGATATTATACAAGtgctctgtctcgctctctctctctttctctctcctgtttctctttctctctcattcttagGTTTTTCATAGTATCCCTCCTCACTAGCACTCTCTTCCAATCAGTAGGTTGGAAAATCACATGACTTCtttgtgaaatgaaaaacagctcACTTAATATATTCACAAAGAACTAAGTGAGATTTTCATTTATGTGGCACTCaatgtgattctttttttattttattttaattaatttagacTTAATCACTTGATACTGAATTCTCTACCCAGTATTAAATTATGCATGAATTATGCACAGCACCTTTCCTCCTGGATTTGAATgtaacaaaatgacaaaactgATCCAGTCAGACATGCTGTATTCTTTATAGTGAGCCacagggaaacagaaaggctgtaattgctgcccccccccccccccccccccaaaaaaaaaaaaaagaaaataaaaaaaaataaaaataaaaaaaaagattattatttattttatatttaaatatatgagGAAATCATTAAGGAAAAGCTGTACAGTTAAAAGCTAtcattgaaatatttatttatttatttattttaagtgtgtttttccctgttaCAAAACTATTGAGTTGTTTTTTACTTCTAAAACAACTTCAGATGTAATTTGCTTGGATATAAGCATTATCCTTATGTGTTCCCAGTGTGTATTACAATGTAGAGGGTGATTTGAGGAATAAAACATTCTCCAAGGTTCACTGATGGAGGATTACATACATTGCCTGGTGTCACCAACTGCTTTAGCCTCTAAAATGACCTGACCTAAGGTGTGTTATCCTAAGGTGTACATCTTCTATATGTAGGAAGAAAGTGGGTTAAGGGTTTTCAGTCTTTGTTTCATATTACAAATGTTGTGATGCTGCCACATACAATATTGGCCATCTTGAGTTGGAACAACTTTGTCTAATATCTGATAGTTACAATTTCTCAAGGGTTTGCTTTCCTGATTGATCTTACTTAatagtgccctctgctggagcAACTGGGACAGAAAGTACTTCCTGTACATTTCTGTCCTTCCTGTTAGATTACAAATGGgtgggaagaagaagaagaaaaagggagaCACAGTTTCCACATTGGAAGTTGAATTTTGTCAGTCTGGTGACTTTTAGAGGCATATGGAATTATCCTGTTTGTGGATCAAACGAGTTTTTTACCTCTGAAATTTCCCATGAGTTGGTAAGATGACCCCTTTTCAATTTTTGTCTGGCACAGTCCTTTGGGATAcctgcatattttatttatttttctatgataataaacaaatgtttgctaaataaacaaaagcttcctttaaaaaaaatgtttctattaTCACTGGTCcgcttaaaaaataaaatattaattctaatacaataaaacattaattcaaataaGCATTGATACAATAAAAAAgtaagatttttttgtttgtctataCTTCCATGTATACAAAAtccaatgtttaaaaaatcctGCGTCTCACTTTGAGTGCTTGGCCGCATTTACTTTCCTTACAATTGTGCCTTCTTTCCGAGAGTGCAGTGCAACATTTTTGCCTGGGATTGTGCTCTTCtgaacagagactgagagagagatagagggatcagagagtgagaaagagagagaatggtatAGTAAAAATTGCATTAAGCGCAatgcttgtacagctgatgaagcacctctgtccaaaatgtcagtTCACTCCTGGCTAACACTGCATGATATAAATAACTCAGAACAAAGTTACAAATATCAAAGTTACAACTATCTACAAATATCTGGCTAATACATCATCAGAAACATTTAGTTTTTCAATAACCAGCATTTTAGTGATTATTATAGTCGTAACAATGACACATACAATTACACTGTATCAACATTCCTCATTATTAAACCTAatcctgaaaataaaataaaaaaccacaCATACTTTGTCAACTCCACTGTCAACACTATATGTCAACACAATCTGTATGatgcacaaaaatgcacaaaattgATGCATAAAATTGTACAAGACCCCATTAAATTCTTACATTTCTTACACTCTCCAACACATAGACATTGCTCATAAAAAAGTGACCAGGGTGTCATATATGAGCAAGACAAGAAACCatgaaacaaaattaaataaaccaaCATAAACGTACATTAGGAGCTTAGATGTGGCAAAGCTCAAAAACAATGGAATTGTATGTTTACAAGGCTTATGTGCAAACTCAATAATCAAAACTGTTCTGAAGGCAGCTCTGCGTTGGAGGCAGAAGGGATGTAATTGGTTAACAGTCAATAGGTGGATATTTTCAAATACCACTCATTCACCCCGCATGGTTCTTCAGCTGTGACTTCCAGAAGTGACTTTAAAAGTAAGTACCGCAGCAATACACAGATCTATTAGAAACATTAGTATCTGTTCAAAACACTTTTGCTACTTTGAAGTTATATTTAGTGTAATTGAATTCTGCAGCCCACCTTAAGTAGCGCTGTGTAAATCAGAGGATTGTCATGTTGATGACATTTGTTGATGTCCAGAGTCAAGGACTCAGATATAATCTTCTCTTTTACAAGGGGAAGAATATAGAGCAGCTATCTGTGGAACTGACACTAGTGTTAGGTTGACactagggttaatgttaggaaACTAAAACCatctaaaaaaaatttattaaaaaaaaaacaacaaaaaaaaaaccatataacaatataacaaccaaataaaacatttaattaaaacaaaaggcaaactACAGTTAAAATTGTGATGCAGAGCTAGGTTTGTTCTGCCATCAAAGCAGAGCTGCGTTCAGAACAATTTTGATTAATGattttgcacatgcacatttacgAGGTACTGCGATAGTATCAGTGGCCATGTTTCCACTCAAGTGATTGTTTTCTGAAAATTGCTTCAGCACCTATAAATGTTTATCGATATAAACTGTGTTTGTAGCGATTTTAGCTAGAATTATAACAATATCCATACATGGACATACATGTTTAAGTGTTAAAGTCATTTTCAGAAAATCAgctgaatgtaaatgtgacaATTGTAATCAAAATATGTACAATCAGTGCTATTAATGTAAACATCACAACAgtgaaatatacatttacaaaatactAGTTATTCTGACCCTTAAAATAGTACTCCCAAATAAATAGGTGGCCACCGGACATGCTAAAATTAGGGTGCCAGAATGTGCCTTGAGTTTGTAGGCCTGACATCACGGGCCAAACTTAGTGTGTGCgctgctgctccagctcctccttgAGGTAATTTAAGAATGACATAGTGAAGGACAGGAGACACAGAAGCAAGGATGGAGGGATAACCTTAGAAGGAGTGAGTAGGATATCGAACAGGCAAGACTTCACAAATGTGACTACAAAAATAATATCTACAGCACTGCCATTGACATTTCTGAGGATTATAACTTACTGCTTTAAAAGATGAGGAAAATGACTCTGAAGGAATGTGAGCGTGCCTTGAATGTTCTTCCACATTTTCGATAGGATATGAATTTACTTAGTttaataaactttaataaagctactaattttttttttttactgtaattgtGTAATACTCCCACTTTAAGCAGCACTAGTATGTACACCAGAGGGTTGTCATTATTGACGTGGAATGAAGCTAAAACAATGTGAAGTATGAAGCTTAAACAATGCCATTATGGTCTGTACTAGAAAAGATCTATCCGTTTAGTGACAAGTGTTTCTTTACACCTGACCAGGGTCAAGGGTCTTTAAACAATAAGGGCCAGGTTCAGACCCTCAAAATAGATATATGTAATTTATGGCTGTTTGTTCTAACAGCACCCTCTCAGGTTCCGGAAGAATATAAATCAGCAATGTCTGATAGAACATGATATAATTAACACAGCCAAAATGTCaatcatttattttccattactAGTCTTGAATGTTAATGATACATCACTGTGtgcttgttttcatttgctttttgaGTTACTGTGGCAAGTAACtttagctatatatatatatatactaatcATACCTCAGAACAAGTCCTATTAGCAATGGTCTGAGTTAGTGTTACTTGCACTTGGTGTCAAGTTATCCCACATCAGGGATAACTCCAGTTTCATGCTTAATGAGTGATTCTGTCCTTTTCCACAATctaatatatgcatgtatatctTTGAAGACGTAACCACATGTAGAATACTGTGTGGAATTTTTTCAAAGGTTATTTACTGTACATGAAAAGATTTTTGCTTTATCTctcaagtaaaaacaaacaaaacacctttctgatatttt includes:
- the lsp1b gene encoding non-muscle caldesmon isoform X4, with amino-acid sequence MVYVVVSNIIGCEREQDSLLSLEDADVLIGFSQHVEKQSQTNNLRKVEAQLNAHQLQPQFNSSAQHSKQQINGSNGHVNSALCCLTPPPLSQQRNEDGEEDEDEWVEAGECREKEREEQRSREREESGMVVMTEAKGRGWVSETPRQEDMQIKSRESQRYNTSKSASSCHHCHLSNPTLLLSVREKRKEMRITCTSKPRLQQEVRCDITARQEEALKSMPCLVEGEPVTGLEISENPHHSEKEEQSLFQEETEEWRMKEETEEERVKRMREEERERKRRDVMERIKKLSLSSSEADEPFSPLSPTLMDEDTEGLTEGYVCSISERTECLSRSVKNSNSVKKTEPPMTISKIDSRLEQYNHAVELSGQEARDTKQVLMDLAASPEPLAARKNLFEVGETWNQNQKVLSTKDTEGLNVGVADLITQWVKGSPDVHCKSPSSKPTPNEVKSGDVRLKKTMWETLETSSTKKPEGKASLGKKFKFVETGHGKYEKVLVGDSDSINHTNRKQSQ
- the lsp1b gene encoding non-muscle caldesmon isoform X2; its protein translation is MSMLRQHSRKQGLLNLQRITVQRSLEDAQESERERRCRARAASSTVSAQDRCKPQLCQDSPCEREQDSLLSLEDADVLIGFSQHVEKQSQTNNLRKVEAQLNAHQLQPQFNSSAQHSKQQINGSNGHVNSALCCLTPPPLSQQRNEDGEEDEDEWVEAGECREKEREEQRSREREESGMVVMTEAKGRGWVSETPRQEDMQIKSRESQRYNTSKSASSCHHCHLSNPTLLLSVREKRKEMRITCTSKPRLQQEVRCDITARQEEALKSMPCLVEGEPVTGLEISENPHHSEKEEQSLFQEETEEWRMKEETEEERVKRMREEERERKRRDVMERIKKLSLSSSEADEPFSPLSPTLMISERTECLSRSVKNSNSVKKTEPPMTISKIDSRLEQYNHAVELSGQEARDTKQVLMDLAASPEPLAARKNLFEVGETWNQNQKVLSTKDTEGLNVGVADLITQWVKGSPDVHCKSPSSKPTPNEVKSGDVRLKKTMWETLETSSTKKPEGKASLGKKFKFVETGHGKYEKVLVGDSDSINHTNRKQSQ
- the lsp1b gene encoding lymphocyte-specific protein 1 isoform X3, which codes for MSMLRQHSRKQGLLNLQRITVQRSLEDAQESERERRCRARAASSTVSAQDRCKPQLCQDSPCEREQDSLLSLEDADVLIGFSQHVEKQSQTNNLRKVEAQLNAHQLQPQFNSSAQHSKQQINGSNGHVNSALCCLTPPPLSQQRNEDGEEDEDEWVEAGECREKEREEQRSREREESGMVVMTEAKGRGWVSETPRQEDMQIKSRESQRYNTSKSVREKRKEMRITCTSKPRLQQEVRCDITARQEEALKSMPCLVEGEPVTGLEISENPHHSEKEEQSLFQEETEEWRMKEETEEERVKRMREEERERKRRDVMERIKKLSLSSSEADEPFSPLSPTLMDEDTEGLTEGYVCSISERTECLSRSVKNSNSVKKTEPPMTISKIDSRLEQYNHAVELSGQEARDTKQVLMDLAASPEPLAARKNLFEVGETWNQNQKVLSTKDTEGLNVGVADLITQWVKGSPDVHCKSPSSKPTPNEVKSGDVRLKKTMWETLETSSTKKPEGKASLGKKFKFVETGHGKYEKVLVGDSDSINHTNRKQSQ
- the lsp1b gene encoding non-muscle caldesmon isoform X1; the encoded protein is MSMLRQHSRKQGLLNLQRITVQRSLEDAQESERERRCRARAASSTVSAQDRCKPQLCQDSPCEREQDSLLSLEDADVLIGFSQHVEKQSQTNNLRKVEAQLNAHQLQPQFNSSAQHSKQQINGSNGHVNSALCCLTPPPLSQQRNEDGEEDEDEWVEAGECREKEREEQRSREREESGMVVMTEAKGRGWVSETPRQEDMQIKSRESQRYNTSKSASSCHHCHLSNPTLLLSVREKRKEMRITCTSKPRLQQEVRCDITARQEEALKSMPCLVEGEPVTGLEISENPHHSEKEEQSLFQEETEEWRMKEETEEERVKRMREEERERKRRDVMERIKKLSLSSSEADEPFSPLSPTLMDEDTEGLTEGYVCSISERTECLSRSVKNSNSVKKTEPPMTISKIDSRLEQYNHAVELSGQEARDTKQVLMDLAASPEPLAARKNLFEVGETWNQNQKVLSTKDTEGLNVGVADLITQWVKGSPDVHCKSPSSKPTPNEVKSGDVRLKKTMWETLETSSTKKPEGKASLGKKFKFVETGHGKYEKVLVGDSDSINHTNRKQSQ